A stretch of the Candidatus Neomarinimicrobiota bacterium genome encodes the following:
- a CDS encoding T9SS type A sorting domain-containing protein, translating to MPHVIRNLLSIALLLYATCVSSQSFLRESVIDTRYHTYEEIVAYMDSIQQIPAYNAILDVREIGRSNNEDLPIYAIKLSDNPTMDEDEPALLFLGQCHAEEILGVEITIGLVDSLLHGFDAMNSHVASILQNLEVWVVPSYNPEGLRVVHDGLDVTYRKNKTDNNGNGIFDYVEGIGFDIDGVDFNRNYDFNWIFGDAYEVDDYDYYRGASAFSESETRAIADLARQEKFLLSVAYHSARSGTPEIIYYSWQWEETKFPPDIDIMSSLATTLSERVINESRDGNYSVTPGKTQRGNAHDWFYTQTGAIQFLIEVGTNNLQPNADIIDDTIDRNLEGLFFLMDRAFGRSPESKALITGIVSDASDGFALEGAQIQLAKLNVDGSLTPLEGLMMQPRVTDGFGRYRRLLGQGTYRVIASAPGFEADTVAAILTSESYASILDFSLNPAPLHTIHMDLVQEGTYQVIVWDQFMRDTLEVNVGLNTINWQGNEINIQVTSPGYFPEIHAYDLRPFTTDQDLSLSVDLPAQPTTIYSTGFDDLSGWQVNAGEWFSEDSKLKSQPNLFYDVGLESEMVMDLDMSSVVDAKRLGIHITHAYEVEWHVDTLSVEIWSSDESERLIQKQWSDQNFTNHSQTFFVDGDLPASGRLKLKMKTDSTVAFRGWEIDSLSVFMTDMELVGIDPHISERQTQSSTRQFKLSLSASPNPFQVETRLEFEIPQADIVSISVFDIRGREVFAEKLSSSAGMNSWIWKGQDMLGHQVSTGIYFIRIHDSQQSVTRKLMLMNKL from the coding sequence ATACCACACCTATGAAGAAATCGTAGCCTATATGGACTCGATTCAGCAAATCCCTGCCTACAATGCCATCCTTGATGTGCGTGAAATCGGTCGATCCAACAACGAGGATCTACCCATTTATGCCATCAAATTATCTGATAATCCCACAATGGATGAGGATGAGCCGGCATTGTTGTTTCTGGGGCAATGTCATGCTGAAGAAATTCTCGGTGTAGAAATCACCATCGGTCTGGTTGATAGCCTCCTCCACGGTTTTGATGCCATGAATTCTCATGTGGCATCGATCCTTCAGAATCTGGAGGTGTGGGTGGTCCCCAGCTACAATCCCGAGGGTTTGAGAGTGGTCCATGACGGTCTTGATGTCACCTATCGTAAGAATAAAACCGACAACAATGGCAATGGTATATTTGACTATGTTGAAGGGATTGGTTTCGATATCGATGGCGTGGACTTTAATCGAAATTATGATTTCAACTGGATTTTTGGCGATGCTTATGAAGTCGATGACTATGACTATTATCGGGGAGCCTCAGCTTTTTCAGAGTCTGAAACCAGAGCCATAGCAGACCTGGCTCGACAGGAGAAATTTCTACTTTCTGTTGCCTATCATTCTGCTCGTTCTGGTACACCTGAGATTATCTACTACTCCTGGCAGTGGGAAGAGACCAAATTTCCACCAGATATCGACATTATGAGTAGTCTGGCTACCACCCTGTCAGAACGGGTGATCAATGAATCCAGAGATGGAAATTATTCTGTCACCCCCGGTAAAACCCAGCGGGGGAATGCCCATGATTGGTTTTATACCCAGACTGGTGCGATTCAATTCTTAATTGAAGTGGGAACCAATAATCTTCAACCCAATGCCGACATTATTGATGACACGATAGATCGTAACCTGGAAGGTCTCTTTTTTCTTATGGACAGGGCTTTTGGTAGATCACCTGAGAGCAAAGCCCTCATTACGGGAATTGTTAGCGATGCCTCCGATGGCTTCGCCCTGGAAGGTGCTCAGATCCAGCTCGCCAAGCTGAATGTGGACGGTAGCCTGACGCCTCTGGAAGGGCTTATGATGCAGCCTAGAGTCACTGATGGCTTTGGTCGCTATCGTCGTCTTCTTGGACAGGGGACGTATCGTGTTATTGCCTCTGCACCTGGTTTCGAGGCAGATACAGTTGCAGCAATTCTTACCAGTGAAAGTTATGCCAGCATTCTGGACTTTAGCCTGAATCCAGCTCCTCTGCACACAATTCACATGGATCTTGTTCAGGAAGGGACATATCAAGTCATCGTCTGGGATCAATTCATGAGGGATACTCTCGAGGTGAATGTGGGCTTAAATACCATTAACTGGCAGGGCAATGAGATAAATATTCAAGTTACATCTCCAGGTTATTTCCCTGAAATTCATGCATATGATTTGCGACCCTTTACCACAGATCAGGATTTATCACTTTCCGTGGATCTCCCAGCCCAACCTACCACCATTTATAGTACTGGCTTTGATGACCTTAGTGGTTGGCAGGTGAATGCCGGAGAATGGTTCAGCGAGGACAGCAAGCTAAAGTCCCAACCAAATCTTTTTTATGATGTGGGTCTGGAATCCGAGATGGTAATGGATTTGGATATGTCCAGTGTGGTGGATGCCAAACGTTTGGGAATCCATATTACCCATGCCTACGAAGTTGAGTGGCATGTTGATACGCTCTCTGTTGAGATATGGAGTAGTGATGAATCAGAAAGACTTATACAAAAACAATGGTCTGATCAAAATTTTACCAATCACTCCCAAACTTTCTTTGTGGATGGAGATCTGCCTGCTTCAGGTCGGCTGAAATTGAAAATGAAAACAGACTCCACAGTAGCATTCCGCGGTTGGGAAATTGATTCCCTGAGTGTTTTCATGACAGATATGGAATTAGTGGGCATTGACCCACATATCAGCGAGCGCCAGACCCAATCCTCAACCAGGCAATTCAAGTTATCACTATCTGCTTCACCGAATCCTTTCCAGGTTGAAACACGTCTCGAGTTTGAGATCCCCCAGGCCGATATCGTGTCCATCAGCGTCTTCGATATCCGAGGTCGTGAAGTATTTGCCGAAAAGCTATCCAGCTCAGCCGGGATGAATTCCTGGATCTGGAAGGGACAGGATATGCTGGGTCATCAAGTGAGCACAGGAATTTACTTTATCCGTATCCATGATTCGCAGCAATCAGTCACACGTAAACTCATGTTAATGAATAAACTATAG
- a CDS encoding T9SS type A sorting domain-containing protein — MYRILQKTFISLLLGTFAFSASGPLAFKNLMENYPSVQGRYNWDSYQRGDFLIIAADAALLNPYLEPFRVLKEQQGFRVTMAPLSETGNTTTEIREFIADFYAENSLEYVLLIGDVDDAYALPAFSYGPENDVSDLPYVLIDGGPDDYFPEAFIGRWPVDTAQELAKVIARTITYSQTPDIESGYLERALVTAGNYADTGTILTPVWTSLWLHDELLDFGYSNVDTVFYPPTTGPEQILNTWNDGVGIVNYRGWGDAHGWHFPHFHVIDFDDGALNNGNKLPIVFSFVCGTGKFDSSIDPSFCEALLTQGSVSVPAGAVAVVAPSDLHTRTKFNNALNSKLWDALMEGHVDELGPALVASKFGFLDEFVNELGPGEMAEFYYHTYNILGDPSLPVWLLNPEPITLDAADFGEVTWDDGLITLNRSDLQEGVFALRQNNELVGSGRWTDGQIKIYRFDGSSFYDADHPSEPLEITLNSPGHTPVTVEVIPVAGNGVAFAGMLENVHVGMTQWTPQFHNYGTASVSVSLNLSSPDGEYSAILGDYSIPSGGTISTAATTAPLIQLVNREIVIDVEIAGITSPLAIPVSVVAPDLSISFDGHIRPLPGAAFILSLSGRFQGLEAAGSTLHITMTSAAEFATLDDVTGTATVDSEGGLAFSDNSFTGSLDEVAHGSRLPLSFDFRLDGQTDPFYHRQFMVIIGSENSSDPTPPNQNDGYWAYDNTDSEYDELPTYSWTDLSSESGAQHYSLDDDDHEIVTLPFSFRYYDTDYDVLTINSNGWASLGEDYINYFRNWSIPMPLGPDAMMAPFWDDLDNDTLVNGQEVGRPIDLYTFHDQANQQFIIEWHEVWNGFGDRSFLETFQLILHDPAGTLVADDGNGVIEFQYYEVNDVDQINNFSTVGIESPDQNDGLMYVYARNYAPGASVLEAGRIIRFTTNPPDLFWASVESEGQKPTRFEVGPAYPNPFNGSTTIPFTLLQAGDVNLEVYDLLGRKVLSREMSLLNAGSHRYALRTESLSSGVYLVRIESAGSQHIQKVTMLK, encoded by the coding sequence ATGTACAGAATTTTACAGAAAACTTTTATTAGCCTCCTGCTTGGAACCTTCGCATTTTCAGCATCGGGACCCCTGGCTTTCAAAAATCTCATGGAAAACTATCCCTCTGTTCAGGGACGCTATAATTGGGATTCATACCAGCGCGGTGATTTTCTTATTATTGCTGCGGATGCAGCATTATTGAATCCTTATTTGGAGCCTTTCAGAGTACTGAAGGAGCAACAGGGATTTCGCGTCACCATGGCTCCACTTTCAGAAACAGGTAACACCACCACAGAAATTCGGGAATTTATCGCTGACTTCTACGCTGAAAATTCTCTGGAATACGTGCTCCTTATTGGGGACGTCGATGACGCCTATGCCTTACCTGCCTTCAGTTATGGACCGGAAAATGATGTTTCTGATTTACCCTATGTCTTAATAGATGGAGGTCCTGATGATTATTTCCCTGAGGCGTTTATTGGACGCTGGCCAGTGGATACCGCCCAGGAATTAGCCAAAGTTATCGCCAGAACCATCACTTATTCACAGACACCTGACATTGAATCTGGCTATCTGGAACGAGCTCTGGTTACAGCAGGAAATTATGCAGATACAGGAACTATACTTACACCAGTATGGACCTCCCTTTGGCTCCATGATGAATTGTTGGATTTCGGATATTCCAATGTAGATACTGTTTTTTATCCTCCAACCACAGGACCCGAACAGATTCTCAATACCTGGAATGATGGTGTTGGGATTGTGAATTATCGCGGTTGGGGAGATGCTCATGGCTGGCATTTTCCTCATTTTCATGTCATTGATTTTGATGATGGTGCTTTGAACAATGGGAACAAGTTACCTATCGTATTCAGCTTTGTTTGTGGTACCGGTAAATTTGACAGTAGTATTGACCCCTCCTTTTGTGAGGCTCTGCTTACCCAGGGTAGTGTATCCGTCCCGGCAGGCGCCGTGGCAGTCGTAGCACCCTCTGACTTGCACACGCGCACAAAATTTAATAATGCCCTAAATTCCAAATTATGGGATGCACTTATGGAAGGGCATGTAGATGAATTGGGTCCCGCCCTGGTTGCCTCAAAATTTGGTTTTCTTGACGAGTTCGTCAATGAATTAGGTCCAGGAGAAATGGCTGAATTTTATTACCACACTTATAATATCTTGGGAGATCCAAGTTTACCTGTGTGGTTGCTCAACCCAGAACCCATTACCCTCGATGCTGCCGATTTTGGAGAAGTAACCTGGGATGATGGACTCATCACCTTAAACCGATCTGATCTGCAAGAGGGTGTCTTCGCTTTAAGACAGAATAATGAACTCGTTGGTTCAGGAAGGTGGACAGATGGGCAGATTAAAATATATCGTTTCGATGGGAGTTCATTTTATGATGCTGATCATCCCTCAGAGCCCCTTGAAATCACACTGAATAGCCCTGGACATACTCCTGTCACTGTTGAGGTAATACCTGTTGCAGGAAACGGCGTCGCCTTTGCCGGAATGCTGGAAAACGTTCATGTCGGTATGACACAATGGACACCACAATTCCATAATTATGGGACAGCGTCAGTCTCTGTTTCTCTTAACCTTAGCTCTCCAGATGGAGAATATTCAGCCATACTGGGAGATTATTCTATACCCTCAGGTGGGACAATAAGTACTGCAGCTACCACAGCACCTTTGATTCAGCTCGTTAATCGAGAAATAGTCATTGATGTGGAAATTGCAGGCATTACTTCACCCCTAGCTATCCCAGTGAGTGTTGTTGCCCCTGACCTGTCAATCAGTTTCGATGGTCATATAAGACCACTTCCTGGTGCCGCATTTATCTTGAGTTTAAGCGGTCGCTTTCAGGGTTTGGAGGCTGCTGGATCAACCCTGCATATCACCATGACCAGTGCAGCAGAATTCGCTACGCTCGATGATGTTACTGGTACAGCAACGGTGGATAGTGAGGGTGGTTTGGCCTTCTCTGATAACAGTTTCACAGGCTCCTTAGACGAGGTAGCCCATGGAAGTCGTTTACCGCTGAGCTTCGATTTTCGTCTGGATGGACAGACCGATCCATTCTATCACAGACAATTTATGGTGATTATTGGTTCCGAAAACAGCAGCGATCCCACACCGCCCAACCAAAATGATGGCTATTGGGCCTATGATAATACTGACAGCGAATATGATGAACTTCCAACTTATAGTTGGACAGATCTTTCAAGTGAAAGTGGTGCTCAGCATTACTCTCTTGATGATGATGATCATGAAATTGTGACGCTTCCATTTTCTTTCAGGTATTATGACACCGACTATGATGTGCTCACTATTAACTCCAATGGATGGGCATCCCTGGGAGAGGATTACATCAATTATTTCCGTAACTGGTCCATACCCATGCCCCTGGGTCCTGATGCCATGATGGCACCATTCTGGGATGATCTGGACAATGATACACTGGTAAACGGTCAGGAAGTCGGCCGACCCATCGATCTGTATACCTTCCACGATCAAGCCAATCAGCAGTTTATTATTGAATGGCATGAGGTCTGGAATGGATTTGGTGATCGGAGTTTCCTGGAAACATTCCAACTCATTTTGCATGATCCCGCCGGCACTCTGGTGGCAGATGATGGAAATGGTGTGATCGAGTTTCAGTACTATGAGGTGAACGATGTGGATCAAATCAACAATTTTAGCACAGTTGGTATAGAATCCCCGGATCAGAACGATGGCCTCATGTATGTATATGCCAGAAACTATGCTCCTGGAGCATCGGTGCTAGAGGCAGGTCGCATTATTCGTTTCACCACGAACCCACCTGATTTGTTCTGGGCTTCAGTTGAGAGTGAAGGTCAAAAACCAACACGATTTGAAGTAGGGCCAGCTTATCCCAATCCATTTAACGGATCGACAACAATTCCTTTCACATTGCTTCAGGCTGGTGACGTAAATCTGGAAGTTTATGATTTGTTAGGTCGAAAAGTGCTTAGCCGGGAGATGTCCTTATTGAATGCGGGCTCTCATCGATATGCCCTTAGGACTGAATCGTTGTCATCAGGGGTTTATCTCGTGAGAATTGAAAGCGCAGGTTCCCAGCATATACAAAAGGTCACTATGCTGAAATAG